Proteins encoded by one window of Aspergillus puulaauensis MK2 DNA, chromosome 4, nearly complete sequence:
- a CDS encoding uncharacterized protein (COG:S;~EggNog:ENOG410Q2B6) — translation MPRGVEFSKDNQVSDNPIEAGETKVHGTNPDYDHLNRVDRTAPLPESTGSSEPYSGQGQYKNPTGSGKGGHEPNTLGENKGLGAHKA, via the exons atGCCTCGCGGAGTCGAATTCTCAAAAGACAACCAAGTCTCCGACAACCCCATTGAGGCCGGCGAGACCAAAGTCCACGGCACAAACCCCGAT TATGACCACTTGAACCGCGTCGACCGCACCGCGCCGCTCCCCGAATCCACCGGCTCATCGGAACCCTACAGCGGCCAGGGGCAATACAAGAACCCGACTGGCAGCGGGAAGGGCGGCCATGAGCCCAACACGCTGGGCGAGAACAAGGGTCTTGGTGCCCACAAGGCGTAa